Proteins from a genomic interval of Nostoc sp. TCL240-02:
- a CDS encoding iron ABC transporter permease, whose translation MFSEKYKFKIPLITQKAPVFKTIIFLIILISLVLAFLLDLALGSVDIPLNEVIKVLLGQEPEKVTWTHIILKFRLPKALTATLAGAALGVSGLQMQTLFKNPLAGPFVLGISSGASLGVALVVLTASATTPTLLADLGIISDFGLVIAASLGAASVLGMMLVVSRRVQDTMTLLILGLLFGYATSAIVSILLQFSSKERIQNYIMWTFGSFAGVTWKQLVVLIPVILLSLFLAVLQSKSLNALLLGESYARSLGLTVQKTRFSIISSASILAGAITAFCGPIAFLGVAIPHLCRSLFNTSDHRILIPSVTMIGAILALFADLFSQLAVSQMVLPLNAVTALIGTPVVTWVILRRNSQKSF comes from the coding sequence ATGTTCAGCGAAAAATATAAATTTAAAATTCCCCTAATAACCCAAAAGGCTCCGGTTTTTAAAACCATTATTTTCTTAATTATCCTTATAAGTTTAGTATTGGCTTTTTTATTAGATTTGGCTTTAGGCTCAGTTGATATTCCTCTTAATGAAGTAATAAAAGTTTTGCTCGGACAAGAACCAGAAAAAGTGACATGGACTCATATTATTCTCAAATTTCGCCTACCTAAAGCTTTAACTGCAACTTTAGCAGGTGCAGCTTTAGGTGTAAGTGGGTTACAAATGCAAACCCTATTTAAAAATCCTTTAGCGGGGCCTTTTGTATTGGGAATTAGTTCTGGTGCAAGTTTAGGTGTAGCGTTAGTTGTGCTGACAGCAAGTGCTACGACACCAACATTATTAGCAGATTTGGGGATAATTAGTGATTTTGGTTTAGTCATAGCCGCAAGTCTCGGTGCAGCATCAGTTTTAGGGATGATGTTAGTTGTTTCTCGCCGAGTACAAGACACAATGACGCTACTAATTTTAGGTTTATTGTTTGGTTATGCTACTAGTGCAATAGTAAGTATTTTGTTGCAGTTTAGCTCAAAAGAACGGATTCAAAATTATATTATGTGGACGTTTGGTAGTTTTGCTGGAGTGACTTGGAAACAATTAGTTGTTTTAATTCCTGTGATACTTTTGAGTTTATTCTTAGCAGTGCTACAATCAAAATCTTTGAATGCACTTTTACTTGGTGAATCTTATGCACGTAGTTTAGGTTTAACTGTGCAAAAAACTAGATTTTCAATTATTTCTAGTGCATCTATATTAGCTGGAGCAATTACCGCTTTTTGTGGCCCTATAGCATTTTTAGGTGTGGCAATTCCCCATCTGTGTCGTAGTCTGTTCAATACTTCCGACCATCGGATATTAATCCCTAGTGTAACAATGATAGGTGCAATCTTAGCATTGTTTGCAGATTTGTTTTCTCAACTAGCGGTAAGTCAGATGGTTTTACCTTTAAATGCTGTCACCGCTTTGATTGGAACTCCTGTTGTCACTTGGGTAATTCTGCGGCGTAATTCCCAAAAGTCTTTTTAA
- a CDS encoding energy-coupling factor ABC transporter permease: MKRKKQALVSLTLMGVISFYLVVGLPKPAYAMHIMEGFLPVQWAIFWWIVALPFFLLGLRSLTRITQANPELKLLLGLAGAFTFVLSALKIPSVTGSCSHPTGTGLGAVLFGPLTMTVLGSLVLLFQALLLAHGGLTTLGANAFSMAIAGPFAAYWIYNLTIKLGGKQKIAIFLAAAIADLLTYIITSIQLALAFPAPVGGFIASFTKFAGIFAITQVPLAISEGLLTVLVWNWLQSYNPQELELLKLIKREPQGNESI, translated from the coding sequence ATGAAAAGAAAAAAACAGGCGTTAGTAAGTCTAACCCTGATGGGAGTTATCAGTTTTTACTTAGTAGTTGGTTTACCCAAACCCGCCTACGCTATGCACATTATGGAAGGTTTTTTACCAGTGCAGTGGGCAATTTTTTGGTGGATTGTCGCCTTACCGTTTTTTCTACTAGGATTGCGTAGTCTTACTCGCATTACCCAAGCTAACCCAGAACTAAAACTGCTACTAGGATTGGCTGGTGCTTTCACTTTCGTGCTTTCAGCCTTGAAAATCCCTTCTGTCACAGGTAGCTGTTCTCACCCAACAGGGACGGGGTTAGGTGCGGTGCTGTTTGGACCTCTTACTATGACGGTTTTGGGTAGCTTAGTATTGTTGTTTCAAGCTTTGTTACTGGCGCATGGTGGCTTGACGACGCTGGGGGCAAATGCTTTTTCGATGGCGATCGCTGGCCCATTTGCAGCTTACTGGATATATAATCTGACAATAAAGTTGGGTGGTAAACAAAAAATTGCCATATTTCTAGCAGCTGCGATCGCAGATTTACTCACCTACATTATCACTTCTATCCAACTCGCCCTAGCTTTTCCTGCACCTGTTGGTGGGTTTATTGCTTCATTTACCAAGTTCGCTGGAATTTTTGCTATAACTCAAGTCCCTTTAGCAATTAGTGAAGGATTGCTAACTGTATTGGTGTGGAACTGGCTGCAATCTTATAATCCTCAAGAATTAGAATTGCTGAAATTAATCAAACGGGAACCCCAAGGAAATGAGTCAATCTAA
- the cbiQ gene encoding cobalt ECF transporter T component CbiQ, producing MSLQIDTLAYTNRLRRLPPEHKLIFAFTTLAISLAAHPLVQILIALWMGIWTVIYARIPAGVYFRLLMFTIVFCLTSLPALMVNGVAITDLQSVKLDSWYGLPLGHFYIYISHSGTIQALGILTRALASVSCLYFLMLTVPFTEILQTLLYLGFPVLLTDLLLLMYRFIFILLNTADELWTAQNSRGGYRTWRSGMKSLALLIGQLLQRTLQKYSQFSLGLQSRGFVSEFRVWHPRRYRPQTRYIIEAICGCVGLTVLDFWRNAGIFTRI from the coding sequence ATGAGCCTGCAAATAGACACTTTAGCTTATACTAATCGACTGCGAAGATTGCCACCAGAACATAAACTAATTTTTGCATTTACTACTCTTGCTATTTCCCTTGCTGCCCATCCGCTAGTGCAAATTTTAATAGCGCTTTGGATGGGTATTTGGACAGTTATTTATGCAAGAATTCCGGCTGGTGTTTATTTTCGCTTGTTAATGTTCACCATAGTATTTTGTTTGACGAGTTTACCAGCATTAATGGTGAATGGAGTTGCAATTACTGATTTACAAAGTGTCAAATTAGACTCATGGTATGGACTACCTCTCGGACACTTCTATATTTATATCAGCCATAGTGGAACTATCCAAGCATTGGGAATTTTAACGAGAGCATTAGCCTCTGTTTCTTGCTTATATTTTCTCATGCTAACTGTTCCTTTCACGGAAATTTTACAAACTCTGCTTTACTTAGGATTTCCAGTGCTTTTAACCGATTTATTATTATTAATGTATCGGTTTATTTTCATCCTGCTGAACACAGCCGATGAATTGTGGACAGCGCAAAATTCCCGTGGTGGCTACCGTACTTGGCGTAGTGGGATGAAAAGTTTAGCACTACTAATCGGACAACTATTACAGCGAACCTTACAAAAATATAGTCAGTTCTCTCTTGGACTACAATCACGGGGTTTTGTAAGTGAATTTCGAGTTTGGCATCCTCGTCGCTATCGTCCCCAAACACGATATATCATCGAAGCAATTTGCGGCTGTGTAGGATTAACAGTATTAGACTTTTGGCGAAATGCAGGAATATTTACTCGAATTTGA
- a CDS encoding LysR family transcriptional regulator, giving the protein MELRHLRYFIAVAEELHFSRAAERLHIAQPPLSQQIQQLEASLGIELFQRKTKRQVQLTEAGQVFLQEAYQLFAQLEKAIDLTQRTGRGEKGQLRVGFTSLVTYDLLPVILRRFREQFSEVELVLQELTTTQQEQALFNRRIHVGFAHPPLEDNTLNQECIQQEGLIVALLETHFLARQENISVRELKDENFIMFPRHLGPGLYDQIVSLCQQGNFSPKVTQEAIQMQTIIGLVSAGMGIAIVPSSLQNLQRAGVVYRTLEEKTPLVETAVVWRQEDITPVLREFLQIVRSVCG; this is encoded by the coding sequence ATGGAACTGCGACACCTGCGCTACTTCATTGCTGTAGCTGAGGAACTACACTTTAGTAGAGCCGCAGAGCGACTTCACATCGCTCAACCTCCATTAAGCCAACAAATTCAGCAGCTAGAAGCATCCCTTGGGATAGAACTTTTTCAACGTAAAACCAAACGCCAGGTGCAGCTAACGGAAGCCGGACAAGTATTTTTGCAAGAAGCTTATCAATTGTTCGCTCAACTAGAAAAAGCAATTGATCTGACTCAACGGACAGGTAGGGGTGAGAAAGGACAACTACGAGTAGGTTTCACCAGCTTGGTAACTTACGATTTGCTTCCTGTGATTTTGCGGCGGTTTCGAGAACAGTTTTCAGAGGTAGAGTTAGTATTGCAAGAATTAACGACAACTCAGCAAGAACAAGCGTTATTCAATCGCCGCATCCATGTAGGTTTTGCCCATCCACCTTTAGAAGACAACACTCTCAATCAAGAATGCATTCAGCAAGAAGGACTAATTGTAGCTTTGCTAGAAACTCATTTCTTAGCTAGACAAGAAAATATTTCAGTGCGCGAGCTAAAAGACGAAAATTTTATTATGTTCCCCCGCCATTTGGGTCCCGGACTTTACGATCAAATCGTGAGTCTTTGCCAGCAAGGAAATTTCAGCCCAAAAGTAACTCAAGAAGCAATCCAAATGCAAACAATCATCGGACTAGTGTCTGCGGGAATGGGGATTGCGATCGTACCGTCTTCTTTGCAAAATCTTCAAAGGGCTGGTGTAGTTTATCGCACTTTAGAAGAAAAAACACCATTAGTAGAAACGGCTGTAGTATGGCGACAAGAGGATATAACACCTGTTTTACGCGAGTTTCTACAAATTGTCAGAAGTGTCTGTGGTTAA
- a CDS encoding substrate-binding domain-containing protein, whose translation MKQDSDLRNNLKSIRTRLGMSQQDLANIASVTRQTISGVESGLYAPSVAITLRLAKALGCQVEDLFWLERDLPEIEAVLAKPVPNGQQLRVSVARVGGQWIAYPLIGKDAFRQDMIPADGEGETCTGTNKIRVRLLDDNLDTLHNTVVIAGCAPVISLWARATERWHPQLRVQYNFANSMAALHSLCRGEAHIAGMHLYDPETGEYNTPFVRDVLAGREAVLITLGVWEEGLLLKSGNPMGIRTVSDLVAGGATIVNREIGSGSRMLLEQTLQKEQIPFDAVQGFDNILKSHQDVAQAVVRGVADAGMSTASVATAFGLGFIPLHQSRYDLVILKEYLEEAPVQQLLSTLGHRMVHSQFEILGGYDISKIGEVVATV comes from the coding sequence ATGAAGCAGGATAGTGACCTCCGTAATAACTTGAAGTCGATTAGAACTCGCTTAGGTATGAGCCAACAAGATTTGGCTAACATCGCTAGTGTGACTCGTCAGACAATTAGTGGTGTAGAGTCGGGACTATATGCTCCCTCAGTAGCCATAACACTTCGCTTGGCCAAAGCGCTTGGCTGTCAAGTTGAGGATCTATTCTGGTTAGAGCGGGATTTACCTGAAATTGAGGCAGTTCTTGCTAAACCCGTTCCTAATGGTCAGCAACTACGAGTTAGCGTGGCTCGTGTAGGAGGACAATGGATAGCTTATCCCTTGATTGGTAAGGATGCTTTTCGTCAAGATATGATTCCGGCTGACGGTGAGGGTGAGACTTGCACAGGTACAAATAAAATTCGAGTCCGTCTTTTAGACGATAATCTCGACACACTTCACAACACCGTTGTGATTGCTGGTTGTGCCCCTGTGATTTCACTATGGGCAAGAGCCACCGAACGCTGGCATCCCCAACTGCGAGTTCAATATAACTTCGCCAATAGCATGGCTGCATTGCACAGTCTATGCAGAGGTGAGGCGCACATCGCTGGGATGCATTTGTACGATCCTGAAACTGGTGAGTATAATACTCCCTTTGTTCGAGATGTTCTGGCTGGGAGGGAAGCAGTTCTGATTACCCTTGGTGTGTGGGAGGAGGGACTTTTGTTAAAGTCAGGGAACCCAATGGGAATTAGAACAGTCAGTGATTTAGTTGCTGGGGGAGCGACTATTGTTAACCGCGAAATCGGTTCTGGCAGTCGAATGCTTTTGGAACAAACACTCCAAAAAGAGCAGATACCGTTCGATGCTGTTCAGGGCTTCGATAATATACTCAAAAGTCACCAAGATGTTGCCCAAGCTGTAGTCAGAGGAGTCGCCGATGCTGGTATGAGTACGGCATCTGTAGCTACCGCCTTTGGGCTGGGATTTATCCCTTTACATCAGTCACGATATGATTTGGTGATTCTTAAGGAATATTTAGAAGAAGCACCAGTACAGCAGTTGCTCAGTACTTTGGGACATCGGATGGTTCACTCCCAATTTGAAATTCTCGGCGGTTACGATATCAGCAAAATTGGGGAAGTTGTAGCGACTGTTTAG
- a CDS encoding acyl-CoA dehydrogenase family protein: MSQLEQALPDTFVTKSLETLPNIFAQVEALAKDFATRAGAHDKEGSFPFENFTALHEAKLLSLTIPHELGGEGLGLSTICRVIEGIARGDASTALVLTMHYLQHANAARSRRWHPEVYKRLCRESIQGIALINAARVEPELGTPARGGLPATIAERTTEGWRLTGHKQYTTGSPILSYFVVWARTTEDEPQVGNFLVPRDLPGLQIVETWDHLGMRATGSHDLILENVLIPLEYALNISPISAAPSLDPLISTWGSLTVSALYLGVATSARDWLVKYLWERSPSNLKEPLATLPRFQTAVGEIEALLFANNRLIYSLAQDIDRGEYDHHVGLQAQAVKYLTTTNSIRAVEIALELTGNPGMLKRNPLERHYRDVLCSRIHTPQNDVICQSLGKSALKVK, translated from the coding sequence ATGTCACAGTTGGAGCAAGCACTGCCAGACACCTTTGTAACCAAAAGCTTAGAAACTCTCCCCAATATTTTCGCTCAGGTTGAGGCTCTAGCTAAAGACTTTGCCACCCGTGCAGGCGCACACGATAAAGAGGGTTCCTTTCCTTTCGAGAATTTTACAGCTTTGCATGAGGCAAAATTACTCAGCCTCACCATTCCCCATGAATTGGGTGGTGAGGGTTTAGGGCTATCAACTATCTGCCGAGTTATTGAAGGGATAGCACGTGGCGATGCTTCAACTGCGCTAGTACTGACGATGCACTATCTCCAACATGCCAATGCAGCCCGTAGCCGTCGCTGGCATCCAGAAGTATATAAAAGGTTGTGTCGTGAATCCATTCAAGGCATTGCCCTGATCAATGCCGCCCGTGTTGAACCAGAGTTAGGAACCCCAGCTAGAGGCGGATTACCTGCCACAATTGCCGAACGGACAACAGAGGGTTGGCGTTTAACAGGCCACAAGCAATACACTACGGGTAGTCCCATCCTCAGCTACTTTGTGGTTTGGGCGCGGACAACTGAAGATGAACCACAAGTTGGCAATTTTTTGGTTCCACGCGATTTGCCCGGTTTGCAAATTGTCGAAACCTGGGATCACTTGGGAATGAGAGCTACAGGCAGCCACGATCTGATTTTGGAAAATGTATTAATTCCCTTAGAGTACGCCCTGAATATCAGTCCCATATCTGCTGCACCATCACTCGATCCACTGATTTCCACTTGGGGCAGTTTGACAGTAAGTGCTTTATATCTCGGTGTGGCTACCAGTGCGCGAGACTGGCTGGTTAAATATCTTTGGGAGCGATCGCCTTCTAATCTCAAAGAACCGCTAGCAACTCTGCCACGCTTCCAAACTGCCGTGGGTGAAATAGAAGCACTGCTATTTGCTAACAATAGATTAATTTATAGTTTGGCTCAAGATATTGATCGGGGCGAGTACGATCATCACGTAGGATTACAGGCACAAGCTGTTAAATACCTTACTACAACTAACTCGATTCGTGCTGTGGAGATTGCCTTGGAACTAACTGGTAATCCTGGTATGTTAAAAAGAAATCCTTTAGAGCGACACTACCGTGATGTTCTTTGCAGCCGTATCCATACACCACAAAACGACGTTATTTGTCAGTCATTAGGGAAGTCGGCACTGAAAGTCAAGTAA
- a CDS encoding glutathione S-transferase family protein produces MTTAPLSWEELEALTDYQIDTVNGLTNAKARLRLFGKPESDVRVTLYRDNHAWCPYCQKVWLWLEEKQIPYRIEKVTMFCYGEKESWYKRKVPSGMLPAIKLDGRIIKESDDILIALEKVFAPLSQGMEDRTVLTLRQLERLLFRAWCVWLCSKAGSSQQEQRNREQFIAVVAMVEEALGRTPSPYFLDSFGIVDVIFTPYLERMNASLYYYKGYSLRSQNPRLSAWFAAMESRPTYCGTQSDFHTHAHDLPPQMGGCWENGETQMLLNKARVDNGPWFGLPDVAYPEPENSRMEALKRTIEHRINIIRVNPLDDKLFDQALRCALTHMMTGEDCVPPSGADVALRYLRDRINVPRDMSIYAAKRLRESLEKTAALAGDGQPDPIPTKHRRDQDPSNFVIK; encoded by the coding sequence ATGACCACCGCACCCTTAAGCTGGGAAGAACTAGAAGCCCTAACGGACTATCAAATAGATACCGTTAATGGTCTCACCAATGCTAAAGCCCGGTTGCGCTTGTTTGGGAAGCCAGAATCTGATGTGCGAGTAACGCTGTACCGCGATAACCATGCCTGGTGTCCTTACTGTCAAAAAGTTTGGTTATGGTTAGAAGAAAAACAGATCCCCTACCGCATCGAAAAAGTGACAATGTTCTGCTACGGGGAGAAAGAAAGTTGGTACAAACGTAAGGTACCGTCAGGAATGCTCCCTGCGATCAAGCTAGATGGACGGATTATTAAGGAAAGCGATGACATTTTGATCGCTTTGGAAAAAGTTTTTGCTCCATTAAGCCAAGGGATGGAAGACCGCACGGTGCTGACTCTACGTCAATTAGAACGACTTTTATTTAGAGCCTGGTGCGTTTGGCTGTGTTCTAAAGCCGGTTCCTCTCAACAAGAACAACGCAACCGAGAGCAATTTATCGCAGTGGTGGCTATGGTCGAGGAGGCTCTGGGTCGCACCCCAAGCCCTTACTTTCTAGATAGCTTCGGCATTGTCGATGTCATTTTTACGCCATATCTCGAACGGATGAATGCGAGCCTTTACTACTACAAGGGCTACTCCCTGCGATCGCAAAACCCCCGCTTGAGCGCATGGTTTGCGGCAATGGAAAGCCGACCGACCTACTGTGGTACCCAGAGCGACTTTCACACCCATGCACATGATTTGCCACCCCAGATGGGGGGCTGTTGGGAAAACGGCGAAACCCAGATGCTTCTCAATAAAGCGCGAGTGGATAATGGCCCCTGGTTTGGGCTACCAGATGTTGCTTATCCAGAACCCGAAAACTCCCGCATGGAAGCTCTTAAGCGAACCATCGAGCATCGCATCAATATTATCCGAGTCAACCCCTTAGATGATAAATTGTTTGATCAAGCGCTACGTTGTGCTTTAACACACATGATGACAGGTGAAGACTGTGTACCTCCATCGGGAGCTGATGTTGCTCTTCGATATTTGCGCGATCGCATTAATGTACCACGAGATATGTCCATCTATGCAGCCAAGCGATTGAGGGAATCCCTGGAAAAAACCGCAGCTCTTGCGGGTGATGGGCAGCCAGACCCGATTCCCACCAAGCATCGACGAGATCAAGACCCGTCTAACTTTGTCATCAAATAG
- a CDS encoding energy-coupling factor ABC transporter ATP-binding protein — MQEYLLEFEQVYYTYPGAQQSALNGLTLKIPSGKRCALIGQNGCGKTTLFLLANGLYKPDSGVVRWRGEALTYNRNYLGNLRQKVGLVFQDPEQQLVASTVEEDISYGLCNLGLPEPEIKDRVEQALVEFELTTLAERPVHHLSLGQKKRVSIADVMVLQPELLVLDEPTAYLDIKHTRNLIATMKKIHRDGTTLLMATHDLDLVYRWADWVFVMDKGRLMLEGKPQDVFSQRTLLSELELGVPLIYEMLFDGLSAEEGIVIERVRQRILERFCNFS; from the coding sequence ATGCAGGAATATTTACTCGAATTTGAGCAGGTATATTACACCTATCCCGGTGCACAACAATCAGCTTTGAATGGTCTAACCCTGAAAATTCCATCTGGCAAAAGGTGTGCATTAATTGGTCAGAATGGTTGTGGTAAAACGACACTATTCTTATTAGCTAACGGTTTATATAAACCTGATTCTGGCGTTGTCCGTTGGCGTGGTGAAGCGTTAACTTACAATCGTAATTATCTGGGTAATTTAAGGCAGAAAGTTGGACTAGTATTTCAAGACCCAGAACAACAATTAGTAGCTTCTACTGTTGAAGAAGATATATCTTATGGTTTGTGTAATTTAGGTTTACCAGAACCAGAAATTAAAGACCGAGTAGAGCAAGCATTAGTTGAATTTGAACTGACTACTTTAGCAGAAAGACCAGTGCATCATCTAAGTTTAGGACAAAAAAAGCGAGTTTCCATAGCAGATGTGATGGTGTTGCAACCAGAACTGTTGGTGTTGGATGAGCCAACTGCATATCTAGATATAAAACATACTCGTAACTTGATAGCAACCATGAAAAAAATTCATCGAGATGGAACTACCTTATTAATGGCAACCCATGATTTGGATTTAGTTTATCGGTGGGCAGATTGGGTTTTTGTCATGGATAAAGGGCGGCTGATGCTAGAAGGTAAACCACAAGATGTATTTAGCCAGCGTACACTTTTATCAGAGTTAGAGTTGGGCGTACCATTGATATATGAGATGTTATTTGATGGGCTATCTGCTGAAGAGGGAATAGTTATAGAAAGAGTGCGACAACGGATATTAGAACGATTTTGTAATTTTTCCTGA
- a CDS encoding ABC transporter ATP-binding protein, with product MSNSILTTHNLTIGYKTSRKTVRCVASDISVSLQAGELVCLLGPNGAGKSTLLRSLAGMQPLIDGEVRLLGENIYKLAPQELAKRLSLVLTEKVDVGMLSAYTLVALGRYPYTDWWGNLTPEDEAIVNWAIKSVGAVHLAQRQVSELSDGERQKIMIARALAQSPIVMLLDEPTAFLDLPRRVEIMQLLRQLARETNQAILLSTHDLDLALRLADKVWLLSTNDILHVGAPEDLVLSGAFADTFESEGVEFDVASGEFHLHTSPKGEINLIGEGIASVWTIRALKRGGFKVNQIQNILPISVDVISNSKQVLWKITKNNTVYTYHSLYEMIKSLNSL from the coding sequence ATGAGTAACTCGATTTTAACAACTCACAATTTGACTATTGGTTACAAGACATCCCGAAAAACTGTTCGGTGTGTTGCGTCTGATATTTCGGTATCTCTGCAAGCTGGGGAACTTGTATGCTTACTTGGCCCCAATGGTGCAGGTAAATCTACATTACTGCGATCGCTCGCCGGAATGCAACCCCTAATTGATGGTGAAGTGCGACTCTTGGGGGAAAATATCTACAAGTTAGCACCACAAGAATTAGCCAAACGTCTGAGTTTGGTACTGACTGAGAAAGTTGATGTGGGAATGCTATCAGCCTACACCTTGGTAGCTCTAGGGCGATATCCTTACACTGATTGGTGGGGAAATTTGACACCCGAAGATGAAGCAATAGTCAATTGGGCAATAAAATCTGTAGGAGCAGTACACTTAGCACAACGCCAAGTTAGCGAATTAAGTGACGGTGAACGGCAAAAAATTATGATTGCGCGTGCTTTGGCTCAGTCGCCTATTGTGATGTTACTTGATGAGCCAACAGCATTTTTAGATTTACCACGCCGAGTGGAAATTATGCAGTTGTTGCGCCAGTTAGCACGAGAAACCAATCAGGCGATTCTCCTTTCTACTCACGATTTAGATTTAGCTTTGCGTCTGGCTGATAAAGTTTGGCTATTATCAACTAATGATATTTTACACGTTGGCGCACCGGAAGATTTGGTGTTGAGTGGTGCATTTGCTGATACTTTTGAAAGTGAAGGTGTAGAGTTCGATGTTGCTTCTGGGGAATTTCATCTTCATACATCCCCCAAGGGAGAAATTAATTTGATAGGTGAGGGTATCGCATCTGTGTGGACTATTCGTGCTTTAAAACGTGGAGGGTTCAAAGTTAATCAAATTCAAAATATCTTACCAATCTCAGTAGACGTGATATCAAACTCTAAACAAGTTTTGTGGAAAATCACAAAAAACAATACTGTGTATACTTATCATTCATTGTATGAAATGATTAAATCTTTGAATTCTTTATAA
- the nifH gene encoding nitrogenase iron protein encodes MSDGKIRQIAFYGKGGIGKSTTSQNTLASMAEKGQRILIVGCDPKADSTRLILHCKAQTTVLHLAAERGAVEDIELEEVVITGFRDIRCVESGGPEPGVGCAGRGIITAINFLEENGAYSDVDFVSYDVLGDVVCGGFAMPIREGKAQEIYIVTSGEMMAMFAANNIARGVLKYAHTGGVRLGGLICNSRQTDREDELISTLAARLNTHMIHFVPRDNIVQHAELRRMTVNEYAPDSKQANEYRTLADKIINNTNLTVPTPIEMDELEDLLIEFGILESEENAAKMISQADAAKKLEDAQGEALEAVKKGNVEIVSGS; translated from the coding sequence ATGTCCGACGGAAAAATTAGACAAATTGCTTTCTACGGTAAAGGTGGTATCGGTAAATCTACTACCTCCCAAAATACCCTCGCCTCTATGGCGGAAAAGGGTCAACGCATTTTGATTGTGGGTTGCGACCCCAAAGCTGACTCTACCCGATTGATTCTGCACTGCAAAGCCCAAACCACCGTGTTGCACTTAGCTGCTGAACGGGGTGCTGTGGAAGATATCGAACTGGAAGAAGTGGTAATCACTGGCTTCCGAGATATCAGATGCGTAGAATCAGGCGGGCCAGAACCTGGTGTAGGTTGCGCCGGTCGCGGTATCATCACCGCAATCAACTTCCTTGAAGAAAACGGCGCTTACTCAGACGTAGATTTCGTATCCTACGACGTACTGGGCGACGTTGTGTGTGGTGGTTTTGCTATGCCTATTCGTGAAGGTAAAGCTCAAGAAATTTACATTGTTACCTCTGGTGAAATGATGGCGATGTTTGCAGCTAACAACATTGCTCGTGGCGTTCTCAAATATGCTCATACTGGTGGTGTACGTTTGGGTGGGCTGATTTGTAACAGTCGTCAAACTGACCGAGAAGATGAACTGATTAGCACCCTGGCAGCCAGATTGAATACCCACATGATTCACTTCGTCCCGCGTGACAATATCGTGCAACACGCTGAATTACGCCGGATGACAGTGAACGAGTATGCGCCTGACAGTAAACAAGCTAATGAATACCGCACATTAGCGGACAAGATTATCAACAATACAAATCTTACTGTTCCCACACCCATCGAGATGGATGAGCTAGAAGATTTATTGATTGAATTCGGCATCCTTGAAAGTGAAGAAAATGCTGCAAAAATGATTAGCCAAGCAGATGCTGCGAAAAAGCTAGAAGACGCTCAAGGCGAAGCACTAGAAGCAGTGAAAAAAGGAAACGTAGAAATAGTTTCTGGTAGCTAG
- a CDS encoding energy-coupling factor ABC transporter substrate-binding protein, with protein MSQSKKGLSNWLLVVAVLALAVAPLIFVRGGEFAGSDEKAEKAITEIQPGYKPWFKSFFEPASGEIESLLFASQAALGAGVVGYAIGLYKGRSQQQKREE; from the coding sequence ATGAGTCAATCTAAAAAAGGGTTGAGTAACTGGCTGTTGGTAGTAGCTGTATTAGCTTTAGCAGTTGCACCGTTAATATTTGTGCGTGGTGGCGAATTTGCCGGTTCCGATGAAAAAGCAGAAAAAGCAATTACTGAAATACAACCTGGATATAAACCCTGGTTTAAATCATTTTTTGAACCAGCTAGTGGGGAAATAGAAAGCTTATTATTTGCTTCCCAAGCAGCTTTGGGTGCTGGAGTAGTTGGTTATGCAATTGGGTTGTATAAAGGACGTTCCCAACAACAGAAACGTGAAGAATGA
- a CDS encoding tetratricopeptide repeat protein — protein sequence MSNGFYNNRGILYADQPDGVQRALADFNRAIALDPEYVESYFNRGLLKEAYLNDKASAIADIRQAARIRRKLSTACITCLSSIKAETNL from the coding sequence ATGTCAAATGGGTTCTATAACAATCGTGGTATTTTGTATGCTGACCAACCTGATGGTGTACAAAGAGCGTTGGCAGACTTCAACCGAGCTATTGCACTTGACCCCGAATATGTCGAATCCTACTTCAATCGAGGTCTTCTAAAAGAGGCATATCTGAATGACAAAGCTAGTGCTATTGCTGATATCCGACAAGCAGCCAGGATACGTCGAAAACTTTCTACGGCTTGCATTACTTGCCTATCAAGCATCAAAGCTGAAACTAATCTCTAA